One window of Pelobates fuscus isolate aPelFus1 chromosome 9, aPelFus1.pri, whole genome shotgun sequence genomic DNA carries:
- the BBLN gene encoding bublin coiled-coil protein, translated as MTRKKHKMSGPNGDSLVPAGEVSGEEEDYAALDFMLDQISFCLDHLEEKNDHLHAQLQDLLESNREARRDFQQQLNQNGANSAQEAGM; from the exons ATGACAAGAAAGAAGCACAAGATGTCTGGTCCTAATGGAGATTCTCTTGTCCCAGCAGGAGAGGTGTCAGGGGAAGAAGaag ATTATGCTGCATTGGATTTTATGCTGGATCAGATTAGTTTCTGTCTTGACCACCTCGAAGAGAAAAATGACCACTTACATGCGCAACTACAGGATTTGCTGGAATCAAATCGTGAGGCTCGACGTGACTTTCAGCAGCAGTTAAACCAGAATGGAGCCAACAGTGCGCAGGAAGCAGGGATGTAA